The nucleotide sequence AAGATCTCTCAGCAAGTAAACCATTCTTTCCATGATCTGTTCAGCAAGATACAATTGCTCGCCTTGCTTCACTTTGTGTTCCTCACGAGCAGTCGATTTGATTAGATTTACTGCATCATGCAAGGGCTGTTGCAATTCTTGTGTAGTGACCTTCAAAAAATCATCTTTTGCCTTGTTGGCTTTCTCTAACCGAGCATTTAATTGCTCTGATTGTTCTGCACGATTCATCAGACGCATGCCAAGGAATATATTCATGCACAATACAAATCCGACCAAACCAATTCTGTTTAGACTGTTGCGACCATTGAAGAAAAGGGAATCGAACGAACCGCTTAATGAAGACAAGACTAGGAATAAGAGCGTAAGACCTAGTATAAGAGCCTCGTTCCTGCTGAAGTTGATTTGATGTCTAAACGTCATATAGAAGATACGAACAATAGCAATTATAACGATCAGACTGCCGTAAAAGAAAAAGACATACTGAGCGCCCGACACCGTTCTTGCCGGTAATATGATATTTAAGAACGTATAGATAGTAATAGGCAGGTAGAGTAAAAACATCGCTCGTTTATGAATAATCAAAGGAAACATCATTGATATAAAGGCGATTAATAAGAGTACACTCAGAAAGGTGACAGAGTCTTGAAGGCGGAAAAAGAAGTCGAAAGGGATCGATGGAAACTCCCGAAGCAATAGTCGTTCTCCTCGCGTCATGATGAGTATTGACAACATCATAAAGTACAACCCGCTGTATAAAAAGGCTTCATCTTTCGTACGAAGCAGGTAGATCGTGATGTGGAATACACTAAATAGCAGTAAGCAGAAGACTGCTGACCATTCGATCATAATATCGTGTTGAACGTCTTCCTTCATCAGTGTGGCATCCCCTATATCGATCGGAAAGACGATTCCGCCTCTTGCGTTATAGAAGTTGGACACGTGAATGGTAATAAGAAGCTTATTGCTATCCGGTGTTATATAAATTTCATAGGGGCGATTATCTGGGCTCATCTCTTGTTTAGATGGAGCCTCTTTTCCGTATTCCGATAACTTTTTACCGTTCACATAGAGGGAGTGAGCAGACCAAATATTGCGCACACGAATTCCAATATCAGAATGATTGTCGGGCAGATATACGATCAATTGGTACGAACCCCATTGCGAGTCGGATGACCAAGGACCGGGAACCTGTAAATTCATCGATTCATTCTTAAAGTTAGTAGGGGGAACATAAGAATCGGATGTAAATTTCCAATCTCCAGCTAGCGATATAAGCATAGAGCGATCTGTGAGTTCACGGAGATCAAGCACGCCGTCTACTGCTTTTATTTCCACAGAACTTGTATCCTTATCACTAAAGACCATATATAGAATGGCAAGTAAGGCGCAAAAGGCAGCCAAACACCCTATCAGCTTCTTCATCAAATATCCCCCTCTGAACACTATCATACAAGATCAATCTCTCAAAAAACTATCATAAAAAATGGTGCAATGAGCTGGTGAGATATTGGAGAGAAGCTTGGTACAATCATTCATGATTCCAATAATTGTTTTGACAAATAACGACCTTATTATTACTATCTAGTTATTACTATGAATAAAAGAGTCTTAACTTATTGTTCTACAACTGAAAGGGCAAACCTATTGAAAGATAGGGACGCAAAGCCAAGGGCCTAAAGTTTAATAACTATGGCAGCCGGATACCAAGAGGACAAGAGTAGACTTTTTATAAGCCTATTCCTTTTGTTTGCGGGAGTAGGCTTTTCTGTCTATCTAAATTTGTCGACATTTGTCATTTTATGTCTAATTAATCAGGTTAATCAAGAGGAGGAGGTGAAGCTGTGTCCGATTATTCAACTAATGAATCCATTTTGGAGATGTTTCTTTTTGAATCTTCCACGCTAATCGAACAACTTGAACTGACAATCCTAGAATGTGAGAAAACAAATTGTTATTCCATGGAAACTGTCGATGAAATTTTCAGAACCACGCACACGATCAAAGGTTCTTCAGCAATGATGGAATACAACAACATCGCAATGCTAACGCATGCTGTGGAAGATTTGTTCTCTTATATTCGTGCCCAAAAACTTCAACTAACCGATTACAAGCCCCTTTCCGAACTGCTATTGGACAGTATCGATTTTATTCAGGTTGAGCTACAGAAAATCAAAAATGGTGATGATGCCGATGGGGAAGCATTATCGCTTGTCGAAAATGTAAAAGTGTATCTTGGCGAGCTTAAGCAGATGGAAGAGTCCCCTGTCGTTAACGCAGACTTATATTCATTCTCGGACGAACAGCATTATTATCAGGCAACCTTGTTCTTTGAAGAAGGCTGTGAGATGGAAAATGTCCGCGGGTTCCTTATTGTGAAAAATTTGAAGGAAACGGTGGAAGAGGTCCAGCATGTTCCTGAGAATTTAACTGAAGATGCTACTGCAATCGATACGATACGAAGTCAAGGCTTGCAGCTGTTTATTACAACTTCTAAGTCGCGAGAAGAGATATTCCAGCTTCTAGATGGTTCAAGCTATATAAGCAAGCTGGAACTCAATGAACTGCGTAGTGATCCTGCATTAGAGCAGAGTGATGCAAATCTATCATTGCAAAGCGAATGGTCATCATTGATGGACAATCGCAGTGAGAAAGAGATCAATAACACTCAAAAGCAATCCAAATATATTAGTGTAAATGTTGAAAAATTGGACGAGCTGATGAACCTAGTAGGAGAATTGGTTGTTGCGGAGTCTATGGTCACACAAAACCCAGATTTGCTTGGATTAGAGCTTGAGCAGTTCCAGAAGGCTTCACGACAATTAAGGAAAATTACAAATGAAATGCAAGATATGGTCATGTCCATTAGGATGGTTCCACTCACCAATACTTTTCAAAAGATGCAACGCGTTGTCCGCGATATGAGCAAAAAATTGAATAAAGATGTCATGCTAGAGTTAATCGGGCAACATACCGAGGTAGATAAAAATATTATTGAGCAAATTTCCGATCCGATCATGCACATCGTGCGAAATGCAATTGATCACGGCATCGAATCTACACAAGAGCGAGAATTGGCAGGTAAGCAGAAGATGGGTACGCTGACACTAGAAGCCAAAAATGTAGGTGGTGAAGTGTTCATTATCGTACGAGATGATGGTCGAGGGTTGAACAAAGAGAAAATTGTAAGAAAAGCCAAGGAGAACAATCTTCTATTTAAAAGCGAAAGTGAGATGACGGATAGGGAAATCTATAGCCTTATTGTTCTTCCGGGGTTTTCCACTAAAGAGCAAATTACAGAGTTTAGTGGGAGGGGGGTCGGAATGGATGTCGTTACGAAAAATATTGAAGCCGTCGGCGGGGTAGTAACTGTGGATAGTGTTCCAAGCGAAGGAACGACAATTACGATGAAGATCCCGCTAACGCTAGCCATTATGGAAGGTATGAATTTAAGGGTAGGTTTATCCAGATACACTTTGCCTATAACCGCAATCAAGGAATCATTCCGGCCGACGAAAGATGAGGTGATTTGCGATCCTGATGGCAATGAAATGATTATGGTGCGTGGAAAATGTTATTCAGTCATACGCCTAAATGAACGGTTTAATGTCAAAACCGAAATCAGTGAAATAGAAGACGGTATCGTCATTATGGTTGAGCAGGATGATAGACAAGTTTGTCTATTCGCGGATGAGCTGTTAGGTCAACAGCAGGTAGTTGTTAAAGCGTTGCCGACATTGATGAAGAACATTAAGAAAATTGAAGGTGTGTCTGGTTGTACACTTTTGGGCGATGGTAGCATCAGTTTGATTCTTGATGTTGTAAGTCTGATTACGAGCAAAAAATGAAGACGCTATCATTGATGGGAGGAGTTGGATTGTATGTCGCAATATTTGGTGTCGGACGAGGCTGAAGCTGAAGATACTCAGAAAGGGAAATATCTCACTTTTCAACTGGAACAAGTGTTTTATGGAATTGAGATTAAGAATGTAACGGAAATTATCGGCATTCAGAATATAACTGAAGTGCCCGAAATGCCAGATTTTATTCGCGGAATTATTAATTTGCGAGGGAATATTATTCCCGTTATGGATGTCCGGTTACGTTTCAAAAAGGACTTTCGAGAATATAACGACAGGACATGCATTATTGTTATCGACATTATGGACATTTCGATAGGGCTCATCGTAGACAGTGTTTCTGAAGTGCTAACTATTCCTGAGGAGGGAATTAATCCACCTCCGGAAGTGCACAACATAAGCAGCAGGTACATCAAAGCGATCGGAAAGGTTGATCAGAATGTCAAGCTCATACTAGATTGCGAGAAACTGCTAAATGATGTGGAAGTTGAGGATTTAAGTGCTGTGATGATGAGTAATTAACAACAACTAGGGGGAGTTCTTAATGAGTGCATTTCAAAATTTAAGCATAGGCAAAAAGCTGTATACGAGTTTTATTGCGGTTCTTTGTATCCTTGTAGTGTTGTCTGTATTGACTTATCAAAATTTCAACAAGCAACAAACATCGAATGCTTGGGATAAGCATACCTAATAATGTGCTTATCGCATTAGATGGAATTTTGGAAAACATGATCAATATGGAGACCGGTCAGCGGGGATTTGCTCTAACAGGTAACGAGGATTCTCTAGATCCATATCATAATGGCAAACTGAGTGTTGACCAATATTTTAGTGAAGTGTTGGAACTGACTTCCGATAATCCGCAACAGCAAGGGCGACTTGCGGAACTTAACACGATCTATCACGAATGGATGAAAGTTGCAGAGAATAGTATTAGTCTGAAACGAAATGTTATGCAGAGTCAAGGTTCGATGGATGCTATTGTCGCCGATGAACGAGCTGCTAACGGGAAGAGCGCGTTTGATAGATTTAGAACAAAGATTGCAGAAATTTCAAGCGCCGAAAAGCAATTGTTAGAACAAAGAAGTAAAGATACACAGGCTCTGCAATCTGCGACAGAATTAATGATCGTGGTCGGGACTGTGATAGCTGCAATTCTATCGTTGTTGATTGCATTTATTATTACTAGAATGATTACACGCCCGATTTTGGGAATCAAACAAGTCGCTGAGCAGGTTGCTGACGGCAATTTGGATGTGTCCATTCAAGTTACTTCCAAAGATGAAATTGGAGTGTTAGCAGCTGCTTTTAAGAAAATGGTTGAAAGAACGAATGCGGTAATGTTGAATATTCAATCATCATCAGAACAAGTAGCCTCAGGTTCGAGGCAGGTGTCCTCCTCAAGCATGCTATTATCTCAAGGTGCAACTGAGCAAGCTAGCTCCGTCGAACAGCTTACAGCATCATTGGAGGAAATATCATCGCAAACGAAGCATAATGCTGATAACGCCAATCAAGCGAATGTATTGGTAGAAACTGCAAAGAAAAATGCAGAGCAAGGAAATGCGCAAATGAAGGATATGTTACATGCGATGGATGGCATTAATAAAGCATCGGAGAACATTTCCAAGATCATAAAGGTTATCGATGAAATTGCTTTCCAAACGAATATTCTTGCACTTAATGCGGCTGTTGAGGCAGCAAGGGCTGGACAACATGGGAAGGGGTTCGCTGTTGTTGCTGAAGAAGTTCGGAATCTAGCGGCAAGATCGGCTAACGCAGCTAAGGAAACTACAGAAATGATTGAAGGATCAATCAAACAAGTAGGGGATGGAACGAGAATTGCGAATGAAACAGCGACTGCTCTTCAGATGATTGTGGAGGATGTTGCGAAGGTTGTAAATCTAGTAAATAATATTGCCATTGCTTCAAGTGAGCAAGCTTCTGGCGTAAATCAAATTAATTTAGGCTTAATGCAAGTATCGCAGGTGATTCAAGCCAATACGGCAACCTCAGAAGAAAGTGCGGCAGCCAGTGAAGAGTTGTCTAGTCAAGCAAACCTACTGATGGAGCAGGTGAAACAATTCAAGCTTGGAAGGAATTCGATGTCTTCCGGGACTTATCGGGGAATTGATGAGCTGTCTCCTGAAGTGCTCAGAATGCTGGAAGCTATTGGGGAGAAGAGAAGCGTAAAGCAAGCACCTCCCCAAGAAGAAGCGATAGTTGGAAAGAGAATTCTACTAAGTGATGATGAGTTCGGCAAATACTAAAATGTTCAATATATCAAATCGAGAGTTTGCGCAGCTTGCATCGTTCATTCAAGAGAACTACGGTATTTATCTGAAAGAAGAAAAGAAAACGCTAGTTACGAGCAGATTGCACAATGTGCTTCAAAAGCTAGGGATTGATAACTTTACGGATTATTATCAACACCTAATCTCAGACAAAAGCGGTGCTGCTGTCGAACAGTTTATCGAAAAAATTACAACTAACCATACCTTTTTCATGCGGGAATCTGATCATTTTCAATATTTCAAAGAGAAGGTATTACCGTACTTTTCTTATTCCGTGAAAAGTAAGGATTTGCGTGTGTGGTGTGCGGGTTGTTCTACTGGGGAAGAAGCCTATACACTTGCGATGTTGATGGATGAGTTTTTCAGCTAT is from Candidatus Cohnella colombiensis and encodes:
- a CDS encoding chemotaxis protein CheA, whose protein sequence is MSDYSTNESILEMFLFESSTLIEQLELTILECEKTNCYSMETVDEIFRTTHTIKGSSAMMEYNNIAMLTHAVEDLFSYIRAQKLQLTDYKPLSELLLDSIDFIQVELQKIKNGDDADGEALSLVENVKVYLGELKQMEESPVVNADLYSFSDEQHYYQATLFFEEGCEMENVRGFLIVKNLKETVEEVQHVPENLTEDATAIDTIRSQGLQLFITTSKSREEIFQLLDGSSYISKLELNELRSDPALEQSDANLSLQSEWSSLMDNRSEKEINNTQKQSKYISVNVEKLDELMNLVGELVVAESMVTQNPDLLGLELEQFQKASRQLRKITNEMQDMVMSIRMVPLTNTFQKMQRVVRDMSKKLNKDVMLELIGQHTEVDKNIIEQISDPIMHIVRNAIDHGIESTQERELAGKQKMGTLTLEAKNVGGEVFIIVRDDGRGLNKEKIVRKAKENNLLFKSESEMTDREIYSLIVLPGFSTKEQITEFSGRGVGMDVVTKNIEAVGGVVTVDSVPSEGTTITMKIPLTLAIMEGMNLRVGLSRYTLPITAIKESFRPTKDEVICDPDGNEMIMVRGKCYSVIRLNERFNVKTEISEIEDGIVIMVEQDDRQVCLFADELLGQQQVVVKALPTLMKNIKKIEGVSGCTLLGDGSISLILDVVSLITSKK
- a CDS encoding chemotaxis protein CheW; this translates as MSQYLVSDEAEAEDTQKGKYLTFQLEQVFYGIEIKNVTEIIGIQNITEVPEMPDFIRGIINLRGNIIPVMDVRLRFKKDFREYNDRTCIIVIDIMDISIGLIVDSVSEVLTIPEEGINPPPEVHNISSRYIKAIGKVDQNVKLILDCEKLLNDVEVEDLSAVMMSN
- a CDS encoding methyl-accepting chemotaxis protein, whose product is MLGISIPNNVLIALDGILENMINMETGQRGFALTGNEDSLDPYHNGKLSVDQYFSEVLELTSDNPQQQGRLAELNTIYHEWMKVAENSISLKRNVMQSQGSMDAIVADERAANGKSAFDRFRTKIAEISSAEKQLLEQRSKDTQALQSATELMIVVGTVIAAILSLLIAFIITRMITRPILGIKQVAEQVADGNLDVSIQVTSKDEIGVLAAAFKKMVERTNAVMLNIQSSSEQVASGSRQVSSSSMLLSQGATEQASSVEQLTASLEEISSQTKHNADNANQANVLVETAKKNAEQGNAQMKDMLHAMDGINKASENISKIIKVIDEIAFQTNILALNAAVEAARAGQHGKGFAVVAEEVRNLAARSANAAKETTEMIEGSIKQVGDGTRIANETATALQMIVEDVAKVVNLVNNIAIASSEQASGVNQINLGLMQVSQVIQANTATSEESAAASEELSSQANLLMEQVKQFKLGRNSMSSGTYRGIDELSPEVLRMLEAIGEKRSVKQAPPQEEAIVGKRILLSDDEFGKY